A region of the Deltaproteobacteria bacterium genome:
ATCGAGATGGCCAAGGAGGCCGCCTATACCACGGTCATTTCCCATCGATCCGGCGAAACCGAGGACAGCTTCATCGCCGATCTGGCCGTGGCCGTGAACTCGGGCCAGATCAAGACCGGGTCCTTGTGCCGGAGCGACCGTCTGGCCAAGTACAATCAGCTTCTGCGTATCGAGGAGGACCTGGAGGACCAGGCTGTGTTCTTCGGCCCGGCCATGCTCGACTGGCTGTGCGGTCGATGGCTGGACGGAGAATAGGAGGCTTTTGGTGATTCTTCTCGACGGCAAGGCTACGGCAGCGGCCATTCGAGCCGAACTGGGGGCAAAGGTGGCGGCCATGGTCAAGGACCGTGGCCGCCGTCCCGGGTTGGCGGTCATCCTGGTTGGTGAGGACCCGGCCTCGACCATCTATGTCAGAAACAAGGAGCGGGCCTCGGCCGAGGCCGGCATTGAATCCCGGGCCTTCCGCCTGCCCGCCTCGACAGGGCAGGACGAGCTGGAAACCCTAATCCGGGATCTGAACCGGGACAAGACTGTGGACGGCATCCTGCTCCAACTTCCTCTGCCCAAGGGCCTGGACAGTCAGCGATGTCTGGGCCTCATAGATCCGGACAAGGACGTGGACGGGTTTCATCCGGTGAACATGGGCCGCCTGACCCTTGGTCTGCCGGGGCTCCGGCCTTGCACCCCGGCCGGGGTCATGGAGCTTCTGGCCAGATACGACCTCGACGTTTCGGGAAAACGGGCCGTGGTCGTCGGCCGGAGCAATATCGTGGGCAAGCCGCAGGCCCTGATGCTCCTGGAGAAGAACGCCACGGTGACCATCTGTCACTCCCGGACGGCCGATCTGGCCGGGGCCGTGCGCCGGGCCGATTTCGTGATCGCGGCCGTGGGTGTGCCCAGGCTGGTGACCAGGGACATGGTCGCTCCTGGGGCGGTGGTGGTGGATGTGGGGATGAACCGGACCGAGACCGGCCTGTGCGGAGACTGCGATTTCGAGGGGCTGCGAGAGGTGGCCTCGGCCATGACCCCGGTGCCGGGCGGGGTGGGGCCCATGACCATCGCCCAACTCTTGTCCAACACGGTCCAGGCCTTTGCCGTCGGCCGATGACGTAGCCCCTTCAATTCGTCGCCGGGTTCCATCCACGGCGCGCCCGGAGGCCGCGTGACATTGGCCCATCTCTTTGCCCTGGCCTGGATACTCGATCTGGTCGTCGGCGATCCGGCCCGGATTCCCCATCCGGTCCGGGGCATGGGTCGAACGGCGGTGTTCTGGGAAAGGGTTCTCTATCGCCCAAACGTCACGGCCGGGGTGTTCTTTTGGCTGGCCTGCGCCGTCACGGTTCTGGCCGTCACGGTTTTGGGCTTTGGCCTGGCCGCTCCGGTCGGATCATGGGCCGAGGCCCTTTGTTCCCTGTACGTCATGGCCACCTTGCTGGCCACCAGATCCCTCCATTCCGAGGCCTTGGGCGTGGAGCTGGCCTTGCGGGACGGTGACCTTCCACGGGCCCGGACTCTGCTCTCCCGCATAGTCAGCCGGGACACGGCCAACCTGGACGAGGCCGCTGTCCGGCGGGCTGTCCTTGAAACCGTGGCCGAAAATTTGTCCGATGGGGTAGTGGCTCCGATGTTCTTTCTGGCCTTGGCCGGGATTCCGGGCATGATTCTTTACAAGCTGGCCAGCACACTGGATTCCATGGTCGGGTATCGCACTCCCCGCTACGAGGCCTTCGGGCGTTTTTCGGCCCGGGTCGATGATGTCCTGAACTTGGTTCCGGCCCGGATGACGGCCGTGTTTTTAGCCGTTCTGGCTCCCATGGTCCGGGGCTCGATCCGTAGATCCTGGAAGGCCACAGTGGATCGCAAGATATTGGTCAGCCCCAATGCGGGATGGCCAGAGACGGTCCTGGCCGGGGCGTTAAATGTCCGCCTGGCCGGACCGGGGGACTATCATGGCCGCCGGGTCCAACGGGCCTTCATCCATCCCCGAGGCCGCGATCCCGAGGCAGTGCATCTCAATCGGGCCTGGGCTCTCATCTATGCCGTGTCCGCGACGGCGGCTCTTGGGACGTGGGGTCTGCTGACTCTGAGCGGAGGGCAGTTCTGGGGTCTGGCCGGCCGGGTTTTCGTCCCATGACCTCGCCTCCATCCATCAAAGGTCGATTTGGGTTCCGTCTGGGAACGACCTCCTTTGTCCTAGCCGACGACATTCTCCCTAATGTCCGGTTCCTGGGTCCCCTGGTGGACGAGATCGAGCTGGTCTGGTTCGAGG
Encoded here:
- the eno gene encoding phosphopyruvate hydratase (catalyzes the formation of phosphoenolpyruvate from 2-phospho-D-glycerate in glycolysis) → IEMAKEAAYTTVISHRSGETEDSFIADLAVAVNSGQIKTGSLCRSDRLAKYNQLLRIEEDLEDQAVFFGPAMLDWLCGRWLDGE
- the folD gene encoding bifunctional methylenetetrahydrofolate dehydrogenase/methenyltetrahydrofolate cyclohydrolase FolD, whose protein sequence is MILLDGKATAAAIRAELGAKVAAMVKDRGRRPGLAVILVGEDPASTIYVRNKERASAEAGIESRAFRLPASTGQDELETLIRDLNRDKTVDGILLQLPLPKGLDSQRCLGLIDPDKDVDGFHPVNMGRLTLGLPGLRPCTPAGVMELLARYDLDVSGKRAVVVGRSNIVGKPQALMLLEKNATVTICHSRTADLAGAVRRADFVIAAVGVPRLVTRDMVAPGAVVVDVGMNRTETGLCGDCDFEGLREVASAMTPVPGGVGPMTIAQLLSNTVQAFAVGR
- the cobD gene encoding cobalamin biosynthesis protein CobD; its protein translation is MHGAPGGRVTLAHLFALAWILDLVVGDPARIPHPVRGMGRTAVFWERVLYRPNVTAGVFFWLACAVTVLAVTVLGFGLAAPVGSWAEALCSLYVMATLLATRSLHSEALGVELALRDGDLPRARTLLSRIVSRDTANLDEAAVRRAVLETVAENLSDGVVAPMFFLALAGIPGMILYKLASTLDSMVGYRTPRYEAFGRFSARVDDVLNLVPARMTAVFLAVLAPMVRGSIRRSWKATVDRKILVSPNAGWPETVLAGALNVRLAGPGDYHGRRVQRAFIHPRGRDPEAVHLNRAWALIYAVSATAALGTWGLLTLSGGQFWGLAGRVFVP